From the Natrarchaeobaculum aegyptiacum genome, one window contains:
- a CDS encoding right-handed parallel beta-helix repeat-containing protein has translation MRNECLSPLLIVVLVIGGTFAVSGVAAGGYHPSLTTDQSEGVATIAGEDETYRTVQAAINDATAGDTVEVRSGTYREPIIVNESIVLSAPDGATVDGTTSQQNDRGITISGDSEPVVDGFSVQGYDVGVAAQDTAGDWEIREMVIEENEIAGLSASNSTGSWTITNSTIRENYHEGVSAAGSSGDWTIQSSVLERNHDDGINGDYSSGEWTIRETVIRSNGDEGIDVENNTGDWLITNTLVEGNDDDGIDADGLEATGNWTIEDSTFRENGDEGIDTDNAQGDWKIRNTTISENVQGINAVNTSGDWKIHDSTIEKSLRNGLNTRGSSGDWTVDDTIVRNNTIVGVAARNASGEWSIRNTDIENSTVGVFAVASTGDWRITHTSIKNIQLSEFGFSTVNEGIGIDARETRGSWEVSEGRLETIDEYSVDATGAAVRGDATGNWWGNPEPDAVCTGNVTCENSLMEGPSDIGASASAETDTSDDEERAERDEPDAEEIPGFGVSVVLIAVTTFSCGLFYRNRLDGS, from the coding sequence ATGAGGAACGAGTGTTTGTCTCCGCTCTTGATTGTCGTACTCGTCATTGGCGGGACTTTCGCTGTGAGCGGGGTGGCTGCCGGTGGATATCACCCTTCGTTGACGACCGATCAAAGCGAAGGTGTTGCAACGATCGCCGGTGAAGACGAAACGTACCGTACGGTTCAAGCAGCGATAAACGACGCAACGGCTGGAGATACGGTCGAAGTGCGTAGCGGGACGTATCGGGAACCCATCATCGTAAACGAATCGATCGTTCTCTCGGCCCCTGACGGGGCGACTGTCGACGGAACCACTTCCCAGCAGAACGACCGAGGAATTACGATCAGTGGCGACAGCGAGCCGGTAGTCGATGGTTTCAGCGTGCAGGGATACGACGTCGGTGTGGCTGCGCAGGATACGGCGGGAGACTGGGAGATCCGAGAGATGGTGATCGAAGAAAACGAAATTGCTGGTCTATCTGCATCGAACTCGACCGGATCGTGGACCATTACAAACTCCACTATTCGAGAGAATTACCACGAGGGGGTTTCCGCCGCCGGTTCCAGCGGCGACTGGACGATCCAGTCTTCGGTTCTCGAGCGGAATCACGACGATGGAATCAACGGAGATTATTCGTCGGGCGAGTGGACGATCCGGGAGACGGTCATTCGATCGAACGGGGACGAAGGAATCGACGTGGAAAACAACACGGGGGACTGGCTGATCACTAACACTCTCGTCGAAGGGAACGATGACGACGGAATTGACGCAGACGGTCTGGAAGCGACAGGTAACTGGACCATCGAGGATTCCACTTTCCGTGAAAACGGAGACGAAGGAATCGACACCGACAACGCGCAAGGCGATTGGAAGATACGAAATACCACGATCAGTGAGAACGTTCAGGGGATAAATGCAGTCAACACGAGTGGAGACTGGAAAATCCACGATTCGACGATCGAGAAGAGTTTACGTAATGGTTTGAACACTCGTGGGTCATCAGGTGATTGGACTGTCGACGACACGATCGTACGAAACAATACGATCGTCGGCGTCGCCGCGAGAAACGCGTCTGGGGAGTGGTCGATTCGCAATACCGATATCGAGAACAGTACTGTCGGTGTGTTTGCCGTCGCTTCCACCGGGGATTGGAGGATAACACACACGTCGATCAAAAACATTCAACTGTCCGAGTTCGGCTTTTCGACCGTCAATGAGGGGATCGGAATTGATGCACGCGAGACGAGGGGGTCGTGGGAAGTTTCGGAAGGACGTCTCGAAACGATCGACGAGTATTCGGTTGACGCGACTGGAGCAGCTGTTCGCGGCGATGCGACCGGGAACTGGTGGGGAAATCCCGAACCGGACGCTGTCTGTACCGGCAACGTTACGTGTGAAAATTCGTTGATGGAGGGCCCTAGTGATATCGGTGCCAGTGCTTCCGCTGAGACCGACACGTCCGATGACGAAGAGAGAGCGGAACGGGACGAACCAGATGCGGAAGAAATACCGGGATTTGGGGTGTCGGTCGTACTGATCGCTGTCACGACCTTTAGTTGTGGCCTATTCTACCGTAACCGATTGGACGGCTCCTGA
- a CDS encoding Hvo_1808 family surface protein has translation MEKSKSHYRSITVLLTGIIVLTGIAGIAGNAAASPVDRVSAGQLDANVAVDAESDETTVQLNQSEIDELTERTIERVEKIRELEFKEDVDVEVISVEEFADRNRDAFADTSESEATRENVKWEAMMMVNESTDATELQQANAVEGPRGYYDPEHERVVLVVDDEASPELNELVLAHELVHALQDQHFDISDRFHFSPFERPPMTQDELNAKNGIVEGDAVRVEQLYLDRCSEEWECQIPDRMQADDDELPDRQWGMYLVSLQPYSDGPNFVNHVESDHGWEGVNEIYENPPASSHQVIEPEAYPDDEPATIEFTDRSSSDWELVEGEGDQPDYESVGQAGAASMLFYPYYDSDRDDEAPVIPVLSFLNLTDSGELSEYRPVKYANNPYVSGWNGDALYPYVMETEAGAKETAYVWKSNWETERDAERWLDGYTELLNYHGGEESDENPNVFVIPDDNDFAGAYYIDRSGDTVIIANSPTEEELPAVYDASAVNGERPSEDEPVDGGGSDDSSDGLSGFGIAVTVVALITVASSWRRLAER, from the coding sequence ATGGAGAAATCAAAATCGCATTATCGATCAATTACTGTATTACTCACTGGAATAATCGTACTAACTGGAATCGCTGGAATCGCAGGCAACGCTGCCGCGTCGCCCGTGGATCGAGTATCCGCGGGCCAACTGGATGCGAATGTAGCGGTCGATGCGGAAAGCGACGAGACGACCGTTCAACTCAATCAATCGGAGATAGATGAACTAACCGAACGAACAATTGAGCGAGTCGAAAAGATACGTGAACTAGAATTTAAAGAAGACGTGGATGTGGAGGTGATTTCGGTCGAAGAGTTCGCCGATCGGAACAGGGATGCATTCGCCGACACTTCGGAGTCGGAGGCCACACGAGAGAACGTGAAGTGGGAGGCGATGATGATGGTAAACGAGAGCACTGATGCAACCGAACTCCAGCAGGCGAACGCCGTCGAAGGACCGCGTGGCTATTACGACCCTGAGCACGAACGGGTCGTTCTCGTCGTAGACGACGAAGCGTCACCGGAACTCAATGAACTAGTTCTCGCACACGAACTTGTTCACGCGCTTCAGGACCAACACTTCGATATCAGCGATCGCTTTCACTTCTCCCCGTTCGAGCGTCCACCGATGACACAGGACGAGTTGAACGCGAAGAACGGTATCGTCGAGGGCGATGCCGTCCGTGTCGAGCAACTGTATCTCGATCGTTGTAGCGAAGAGTGGGAGTGTCAAATTCCTGATAGAATGCAAGCGGATGATGACGAACTTCCAGATAGACAGTGGGGAATGTATCTGGTGAGCCTCCAGCCATATAGTGACGGCCCTAACTTCGTCAATCACGTAGAATCCGACCACGGCTGGGAAGGTGTGAACGAAATCTATGAGAATCCACCTGCGAGTTCGCACCAAGTGATCGAACCCGAAGCATATCCGGACGACGAACCAGCGACGATCGAGTTCACAGATCGAAGCTCGAGCGACTGGGAGTTGGTCGAAGGAGAGGGCGATCAACCCGACTATGAGTCCGTTGGCCAGGCAGGGGCCGCGTCGATGCTCTTTTATCCGTACTACGACTCGGATCGTGACGACGAGGCGCCAGTGATTCCGGTGCTCAGTTTTCTCAACCTTACGGACTCCGGAGAACTGAGCGAGTATAGACCCGTCAAGTATGCGAACAACCCATACGTTTCCGGATGGAACGGGGACGCGCTGTATCCGTACGTGATGGAAACGGAAGCCGGTGCGAAAGAAACAGCGTACGTCTGGAAGAGCAACTGGGAGACAGAGCGTGATGCCGAGCGGTGGCTCGACGGGTACACCGAATTACTCAACTATCACGGGGGGGAGGAGAGCGACGAGAATCCGAATGTGTTCGTCATTCCGGACGACAACGATTTTGCGGGCGCCTACTACATCGATCGATCAGGCGACACCGTCATAATTGCCAATTCACCTACTGAAGAAGAGTTACCCGCAGTATATGACGCTAGTGCGGTCAACGGTGAACGACCGTCCGAGGATGAGCCGGTAGACGGCGGCGGAAGCGACGACTCATCGGACGGGCTGTCAGGATTCGGTATTGCAGTGACAGTTGTCGCTCTTATCACTGTAGCGTCGTCGTGGCGCAGGCTAGCGGAACGCTAG
- a CDS encoding type 2 lanthipeptide synthetase LanM family protein produces MGSKAILSERERRTIAGRARTLQERLETTGDETESVVDVDDVMDRWREHVANADPDVFRTRLDREGLDEQTCRNRIDDGGWPSNEPLPAWIDRLEALLQYVHESSPSDYAISVDEELPFVDILLPVLAFAREGIEPVSTECVTADAVEDLIEILANRLSKLWSHTVFIEFKTHIAERDPDLVFDDGDVKPDSIEHYEEFCDRMLRDELAAFFVEYAFLGRLVVSVIDQWKNWVGELCDHVTRDRERLNKRFGSETALGPVVEIDAMGDPHHGGRRVLSVTFQSGTTVAYKPRNSDIVAGFYDLLDWINRTGDLLHLETLEVLPRETYAWIEWVEPRTCGSETEVRNYYRRAGMLIAVFYALDATDMHLENIVAVGDQPVAIDVETLAQPMVKPQNRSVNEAIEVAKDTVVRTGAVPEHVQSPDVDDVAGFSAKQLEVNITVDRFTDVNTDRMDIESVPHPNREGESLPQYSGEVIEPEEYSGAIVRGFVDVYELFMANEGALLSDDGPIEQLIEREPKVRALYRDTAVYTKINRSVTSHSYHRTGLRFGTQVESLAKLLISGELDRDVWPIFECERSILRRFNTPRFTAKIDSTDIFNRNGTVVEDFFESKVSDQIRDRIRGFSKADLDEQVTYLRWGYGEYEQIHGGGSTATLSATELATGEPIDGLVLEESRRLYDRLISHSRRDDGLPTWVLREVMQESGIYIHPVEDNLYSGRLGIGLFAAGLARLDDDESYRDFALDVVSPVMTRLEDDISPPFPIGGGVGLGSMVYGFTKLGELLADDACIAAASEAARRIDSERIAADNRYDVLHGSAGAILGLLALYEVTGEEDILDRAVQAGDHLLNHRHDHQGVLTWSTPSIGRPLCGFAHGVAGIAYALFRLGSTTDAARFSDAALEGIRFERQQYDHQAQNWPDLRPNTETDWMDAWCHGRTGIGLARLGMYEIEQIPELRRDVDRALQGIETNELYAADHLCCGNFGRIEFLRRAARTLDEPTHLVDAKRLAAASVERATSSGQFSTPWQTEHWYNPSFFTGETGIGYSLMQFAAPSLPCAVLWE; encoded by the coding sequence ATGGGATCTAAGGCAATTCTGTCTGAACGAGAAAGACGAACGATCGCTGGACGCGCTCGAACATTACAAGAGCGGCTCGAGACGACCGGTGACGAAACCGAATCCGTCGTTGACGTCGACGACGTAATGGACAGGTGGCGGGAGCACGTTGCGAACGCTGATCCCGATGTATTTCGGACTCGACTGGATCGTGAGGGGCTCGACGAGCAAACGTGCCGGAACCGCATCGACGACGGTGGCTGGCCGTCGAACGAGCCGCTCCCGGCGTGGATCGATCGACTAGAGGCCCTGCTCCAGTACGTACACGAGAGCTCCCCTTCCGACTACGCGATTAGTGTAGACGAGGAACTACCGTTCGTGGACATTCTCCTCCCCGTTCTCGCCTTCGCGCGAGAGGGCATCGAACCCGTTTCCACCGAGTGCGTGACAGCGGATGCAGTTGAGGACCTGATTGAGATCCTCGCAAACCGCCTTTCGAAACTGTGGTCCCACACGGTGTTCATCGAGTTCAAAACACATATCGCGGAACGAGATCCGGACCTCGTCTTCGACGACGGAGACGTCAAACCCGATTCGATCGAACACTACGAGGAGTTTTGCGATCGAATGCTTCGCGACGAACTCGCGGCGTTTTTCGTCGAGTACGCGTTTTTGGGTCGACTTGTGGTCAGCGTAATAGACCAGTGGAAAAACTGGGTCGGTGAGTTGTGCGATCACGTGACCCGGGACCGAGAGCGACTGAACAAACGTTTTGGATCCGAAACAGCCCTGGGACCCGTGGTGGAAATCGATGCGATGGGGGACCCACACCACGGCGGTCGACGGGTGCTCAGCGTCACGTTTCAGTCCGGTACGACCGTCGCGTACAAGCCGCGCAACTCGGACATCGTCGCCGGATTCTACGATCTCCTGGACTGGATAAACAGGACCGGTGATCTCCTCCACCTCGAGACCCTCGAGGTCCTTCCCAGGGAGACCTACGCCTGGATTGAGTGGGTGGAACCAAGGACTTGCGGGTCCGAGACCGAGGTACGCAACTATTATCGAAGGGCAGGGATGCTCATCGCCGTTTTCTACGCGCTCGACGCGACGGACATGCATCTCGAGAACATCGTCGCCGTCGGGGACCAGCCGGTTGCAATCGACGTAGAAACGCTCGCCCAGCCGATGGTCAAGCCACAGAATCGGTCGGTGAACGAGGCGATCGAAGTAGCGAAAGACACCGTGGTCCGAACGGGAGCGGTTCCGGAACACGTCCAGTCACCGGACGTCGACGACGTCGCGGGCTTTTCGGCGAAACAGCTCGAGGTAAACATCACCGTGGACCGCTTCACCGACGTCAATACGGACCGGATGGACATCGAGTCGGTTCCACACCCGAATCGGGAGGGTGAAAGTCTCCCACAGTATTCCGGAGAGGTAATTGAACCCGAGGAGTACTCCGGTGCGATCGTTAGGGGATTTGTGGACGTATACGAGCTGTTTATGGCGAACGAAGGCGCCTTGTTGAGCGATGACGGTCCGATAGAGCAGCTGATCGAAAGAGAGCCGAAAGTACGGGCCCTGTACCGAGACACGGCGGTCTACACGAAAATCAACCGATCAGTGACGTCTCACTCGTACCACCGAACCGGACTCCGGTTCGGAACGCAGGTCGAGTCGCTCGCGAAGTTGCTGATTTCTGGCGAACTCGATCGGGACGTCTGGCCAATATTCGAGTGCGAGCGGAGTATCTTACGACGATTCAATACGCCTCGTTTCACCGCGAAGATCGACAGTACGGATATATTTAATCGAAACGGGACGGTCGTCGAAGACTTCTTCGAATCGAAGGTCAGCGATCAGATTCGAGACCGAATTCGTGGATTCAGCAAGGCAGACCTCGATGAGCAGGTAACGTATCTTCGCTGGGGGTACGGGGAATACGAGCAGATCCACGGAGGTGGCTCAACGGCGACGCTCTCCGCCACTGAGCTGGCGACCGGTGAACCGATCGACGGGTTGGTACTCGAGGAATCTCGACGACTGTACGACCGACTCATCTCGCACTCGAGACGCGACGACGGACTGCCGACGTGGGTTCTCCGCGAGGTGATGCAAGAGAGTGGAATCTACATCCACCCCGTCGAAGACAATCTCTACAGCGGCCGGCTCGGTATCGGACTGTTCGCCGCGGGATTAGCCCGACTCGACGACGACGAGTCGTACCGCGATTTTGCACTGGACGTCGTCTCTCCGGTGATGACCAGACTAGAGGACGACATCTCACCTCCGTTCCCAATCGGCGGGGGCGTCGGACTGGGATCGATGGTGTACGGATTCACAAAGCTCGGCGAACTGTTGGCAGACGATGCGTGTATCGCCGCCGCGAGCGAGGCGGCAAGGAGGATCGACTCGGAACGGATCGCCGCCGATAACCGATACGACGTACTTCACGGGAGCGCCGGTGCAATTCTCGGATTACTCGCCCTGTACGAGGTAACAGGTGAGGAGGACATCCTGGACCGAGCGGTACAGGCGGGGGACCACTTGCTGAATCACCGCCACGATCACCAGGGAGTTCTCACGTGGAGTACACCGTCTATCGGTCGTCCGTTGTGCGGGTTCGCTCACGGTGTCGCCGGAATAGCATATGCGCTGTTCCGCCTCGGCAGTACAACCGATGCCGCACGTTTTTCCGACGCCGCTCTTGAGGGGATCAGATTCGAGCGCCAACAGTACGATCACCAGGCCCAAAACTGGCCGGACTTGCGGCCCAATACCGAGACGGACTGGATGGACGCCTGGTGTCACGGGCGGACCGGTATCGGCCTCGCTCGCCTCGGGATGTACGAGATTGAGCAAATTCCCGAACTTCGTCGCGATGTCGACCGGGCGCTTCAGGGCATCGAAACGAACGAGTTATACGCTGCCGATCACCTCTGCTGTGGCAATTTCGGTCGGATCGAGTTCCTTCGGCGGGCGGCTCGAACACTTGATGAGCCCACTCACCTAGTGGATGCGAAACGACTTGCGGCTGCCAGCGTGGAACGGGCCACCTCGTCTGGACAGTTCTCGACACCGTGGCAAACCGAGCACTGGTACAATCCGTCGTTTTTCACCGGTGAGACGGGTATCGGATACTCGTTGATGCAGTTCGCCGCCCCATCACTACCGTGTGCGGTTCTGTGGGAGTGA
- a CDS encoding erythromycin esterase family protein, with protein sequence MQERFTRHLERYTTPIQETRPGASVDDLAPLGDRFDRKRIIGLGEATHGTKEFFQLKHRLIRFAVTELDFLLIGLESNFAETVAINEYVISGSGEPYTALAGLSYWPWKTEEMLALVEWVRMYNEGRPDSQKVQFYGFDMQSVRGSARRIETILKRVDADCRAELESEITTLTTTLDPTDSDNTFGWLTAATTVVTELRDRFRRREDAYRAQLTPREWQLATHHLRVIEQSLEFHESVSASNDADPNGVRDRCMAENVSRIMGLANEDRIILWAHNGHLKRGEFATSHRANAPKTMGHHLEQEYGDRYHPVGFEFGTGAFQAYPDPDTSQELSLRSFSVESVPDETVPAVLAGVDGSCWYLDITSAVGDQVVDDWIDTEQIMHNIGSVHLGEFDAYVPVTLAEAFDGLIYVTETHRAVPIDA encoded by the coding sequence ATGCAAGAGCGATTCACGAGACATCTCGAACGATACACGACTCCAATACAGGAAACACGTCCCGGTGCGAGCGTCGACGATCTCGCTCCGCTCGGCGACCGGTTCGATCGAAAGCGGATCATCGGACTCGGAGAAGCGACACACGGTACGAAAGAGTTCTTCCAGCTGAAACACCGCCTCATACGTTTTGCCGTCACGGAACTGGATTTTTTATTGATCGGGCTCGAATCGAACTTCGCAGAAACGGTCGCGATTAACGAATATGTGATCTCGGGATCGGGTGAGCCGTACACCGCACTCGCCGGTCTCTCTTACTGGCCGTGGAAGACCGAAGAGATGCTGGCACTCGTCGAGTGGGTTCGGATGTACAACGAAGGACGACCGGATTCACAGAAGGTTCAGTTCTACGGGTTCGATATGCAATCGGTGCGAGGATCGGCGCGTCGAATAGAAACAATCCTCAAACGGGTTGATGCCGACTGTCGTGCGGAACTCGAATCGGAGATAACGACGCTCACGACGACGCTCGATCCGACGGACAGCGACAATACCTTCGGCTGGCTGACTGCGGCGACGACGGTTGTGACGGAACTGAGAGACCGATTTCGCCGACGGGAAGACGCCTACCGGGCGCAGTTAACTCCTCGAGAGTGGCAGTTGGCTACCCACCATCTGCGCGTTATCGAACAGAGTCTCGAGTTCCACGAGTCCGTGAGTGCGTCGAACGATGCCGACCCAAACGGCGTTCGTGACAGATGTATGGCGGAGAACGTGTCGCGAATTATGGGGTTAGCAAACGAGGATCGAATCATACTTTGGGCCCACAACGGCCACCTCAAACGAGGCGAGTTCGCGACGTCCCACCGAGCGAACGCACCGAAAACCATGGGACACCACCTCGAGCAGGAGTACGGTGATCGATATCATCCAGTTGGCTTTGAATTCGGAACCGGAGCGTTCCAGGCATACCCGGACCCAGACACGAGCCAGGAACTCAGCTTGCGATCGTTTTCCGTCGAGTCAGTCCCCGACGAAACCGTTCCGGCGGTCCTCGCAGGTGTCGATGGTTCGTGCTGGTATCTCGATATCACGTCGGCGGTAGGCGATCAGGTCGTCGACGACTGGATCGATACCGAACAGATTATGCACAATATCGGCTCAGTACACCTGGGAGAATTCGACGCCTACGTGCCTGTCACGTTAGCGGAAGCGTTTGACGGGTTAATTTACGTAACAGAAACGCATCGCGCAGTTCCGATCGACGCCTAA
- a CDS encoding ABC transporter ATP-binding protein, which translates to MGEVDASGSDGTNSTTLFESEQDDIGWPIPRLFLEFGPKYKILVLGALLTSVLGPFVNLIPPYILQTAIDAVLLGDEPFSLPGVSPDRLPEDQLQQLYLVSAIIIAASVAGAVLSWAGGWTWGLFSQEVQHSIRTETYEKVQTLGMGFFDSEETGQIMSVLNNDVNRLNQFLKDFLRDSLHITTTLLGITILLFMLHWEFALITFVFFPIMTLLTRYFVKRIRPKHEAVRKQVGSLNACIENNISGIRVIKSYTSESNEADRIRDSSERLYDKRWNVITTRIKFFPAVSAVNWIGFGAIIIIGGIWIINGPPLFFSEPLTVGTLVAFLVYNERLMEPILVGGKLVDRYFKSRASVVRIFALQDYETEITETDDSVDIEPMTGDVQFVDVTFSYDEKPVLKNVDLEINPGEFVGIVGSTGSGKTTLTKLLLRFYEPDSGMILIDGYELDRVSLESLRRSIGVVHQDPYLFSGTVRDNISYGSPEVTEAEIVQAAKRANAHDFISDLPDGYDTAVGQRGVKLSGGQRQRISIARAIIGDPDILVLDEATSHVDNRTESLIQNSLSDIVADRTTFAIAHRLSTVRHADTILVLDDGRIVERGTHDELLRQDEFYSDLWEMHIGEGNQTSIERAGYTKP; encoded by the coding sequence ATGGGAGAAGTGGACGCTTCTGGGTCCGACGGGACTAACTCTACTACCCTGTTCGAAAGCGAACAGGATGACATTGGCTGGCCGATCCCCCGGTTATTTCTGGAGTTTGGCCCGAAATACAAGATCCTGGTTTTGGGAGCCCTTCTCACGTCGGTACTGGGACCGTTTGTCAATCTCATCCCTCCGTATATTTTACAGACGGCAATTGATGCCGTGTTACTGGGTGATGAACCGTTCTCTCTGCCGGGTGTCTCCCCCGATCGACTCCCCGAGGACCAACTTCAGCAACTGTATCTGGTTTCCGCGATCATTATCGCCGCCTCTGTGGCCGGTGCGGTGCTTTCGTGGGCCGGCGGTTGGACCTGGGGTCTCTTCTCACAGGAAGTTCAGCACTCGATTCGGACCGAAACGTACGAAAAGGTCCAAACGCTCGGAATGGGGTTTTTCGATTCGGAGGAGACCGGCCAGATAATGAGCGTTCTTAATAACGACGTGAATCGGTTAAACCAGTTTCTCAAGGATTTTCTCCGTGATTCGCTTCATATCACCACGACGTTGCTCGGAATCACCATACTGTTATTTATGCTCCACTGGGAGTTCGCCCTGATCACGTTCGTTTTCTTTCCGATAATGACGCTTCTCACCAGGTATTTCGTGAAGCGGATTCGGCCAAAGCACGAAGCGGTTCGAAAACAGGTTGGTTCACTGAACGCCTGTATCGAAAACAACATAAGCGGAATTCGGGTAATCAAATCGTATACATCAGAGTCGAACGAGGCAGATCGTATCAGAGACTCATCAGAGAGGTTGTATGACAAACGGTGGAACGTCATAACGACTCGAATCAAGTTTTTTCCTGCTGTTTCAGCCGTTAACTGGATCGGATTCGGTGCGATCATCATTATCGGTGGAATCTGGATCATCAATGGTCCACCGCTGTTTTTCTCCGAACCGCTTACTGTCGGGACTCTCGTTGCGTTTCTCGTCTACAACGAACGGCTGATGGAACCGATACTGGTCGGCGGAAAACTCGTCGACAGGTACTTCAAATCGCGTGCATCGGTCGTACGGATCTTTGCGCTGCAAGATTACGAGACGGAAATCACGGAAACCGACGATTCAGTCGATATTGAACCAATGACGGGAGATGTACAGTTCGTAGACGTTACCTTCAGCTACGACGAGAAACCGGTGCTGAAAAACGTCGATTTGGAGATCAACCCGGGTGAGTTCGTTGGAATCGTTGGATCGACGGGATCCGGAAAGACGACGTTGACGAAGCTGTTGCTTCGCTTCTACGAACCCGACTCGGGCATGATCCTGATCGACGGTTACGAACTCGATCGAGTTTCCCTCGAAAGCTTGAGACGATCGATCGGTGTCGTCCACCAGGATCCGTATCTCTTCTCCGGAACGGTCCGTGACAACATTTCGTACGGAAGTCCCGAGGTGACAGAAGCCGAAATAGTCCAGGCGGCAAAACGGGCAAACGCACACGATTTTATTTCGGACCTCCCCGATGGGTACGATACGGCCGTCGGTCAACGAGGCGTCAAACTCTCCGGTGGCCAACGTCAGCGAATCTCGATCGCTCGAGCGATTATCGGTGATCCAGACATCCTCGTTCTGGACGAGGCAACATCGCACGTGGACAATCGAACGGAATCACTGATCCAAAACTCCCTCTCGGACATCGTCGCCGATCGGACGACGTTTGCGATCGCGCACCGACTCTCGACCGTTCGCCACGCCGACACGATACTCGTCCTAGACGATGGCCGGATCGTCGAACGAGGAACACACGACGAGTTGCTTCGCCAAGATGAGTTTTATTCTGATCTGTGGGAGATGCACATTGGAGAAGGAAATCAAACGTCCATCGAACGGGCCGGCTACACGAAGCCGTAA
- a CDS encoding alpha/beta hydrolase: MTDDRDLPATPRRTFLAGAAGVAALGTAATAGASDHHERKRETPKTTDDGDLTGHDLTMDDGYRLRVWERTASDDPEEAVIFVHGMTYGAVPMFDPPVAPDFGWLPFAAGRGQATFAPDMRGYGDSERPPEYDEPPEANTSGLSFEREARDILALTRWLRAERNFDRIHYVGLSGGTWRGRAVYTLGDPDYATVTLAGGSFETLPVGAEPDGPFYLPHTREEFDAALTGEIPEGEAVDDWLGGDEFTAREVLDGVWQPIVTSNQRLAEPDTIANPLVLQQATYHPKHIDDPTLVIRASGDETISREGALNLYDGVGAIEDRKRYVELAGGTHFVFLERRRQAFFEEVYGFQQRY, encoded by the coding sequence ATGACAGACGATCGCGACCTTCCGGCGACACCACGGCGAACCTTCCTCGCCGGGGCCGCCGGTGTGGCAGCTCTCGGAACGGCTGCGACGGCCGGCGCGAGCGACCACCACGAACGCAAACGCGAGACGCCGAAGACGACCGACGACGGGGACCTGACCGGCCACGACCTCACGATGGACGACGGCTACCGGCTCCGCGTGTGGGAGCGGACGGCCAGCGACGATCCCGAGGAGGCGGTCATCTTCGTCCACGGAATGACCTACGGCGCGGTACCGATGTTCGACCCGCCCGTGGCCCCGGACTTCGGTTGGCTGCCGTTCGCCGCCGGGCGCGGACAGGCTACCTTCGCCCCCGACATGCGCGGCTACGGCGATTCGGAACGTCCGCCCGAGTACGACGAACCGCCGGAGGCGAACACTTCCGGGCTGTCGTTCGAACGCGAAGCCCGTGACATCCTCGCGTTGACCCGCTGGCTCCGCGCGGAACGGAACTTCGACCGCATCCACTACGTTGGTCTCTCGGGAGGAACGTGGCGCGGCCGGGCCGTCTACACGCTCGGCGACCCCGACTACGCGACGGTTACGCTCGCCGGCGGCTCCTTCGAGACGCTCCCGGTTGGTGCCGAGCCTGATGGCCCGTTTTACCTCCCACACACGCGCGAGGAGTTCGACGCGGCGTTGACCGGCGAGATTCCTGAGGGTGAGGCCGTCGACGACTGGCTCGGCGGCGACGAGTTCACCGCTCGGGAAGTCCTGGATGGCGTCTGGCAGCCGATCGTGACCTCGAACCAGCGCCTCGCGGAGCCGGATACGATCGCCAATCCGCTCGTACTCCAGCAGGCGACCTACCATCCGAAGCACATCGACGATCCGACGCTCGTGATCCGTGCCTCGGGCGACGAGACGATCAGTCGTGAGGGGGCGTTGAACCTCTACGATGGCGTCGGCGCGATCGAGGATCGAAAACGGTACGTCGAACTCGCGGGGGGAACCCACTTCGTGTTCTTAGAGCGCCGACGCCAGGCGTTCTTCGAGGAGGTGTACGGGTTCCAACAACGGTACTGA